The following nucleotide sequence is from Coleofasciculus sp. FACHB-T130.
CGAGAAGGAAGGGACGTACAAACAGGAAACAGTCGCTGGAGAACCCATCGAGCGAGTTAGCCCCTTAGATGCGGCGATTGTCGGCTCTTTGGATGGGGTGAAGATGGCAGTAGCGATCGCTGCCGTGTTGATCTTAATCTTGGGTTTAGTTTCTTTAGTGAATCAATTTTTTGGTTGGTTGGGCGGTTTACCCGGAGCAGTCGGTGACTTATTCAAAGTTGTCACTTTAGCAAATATTCAAGGAGTCTTGTTTTATCCCCTAACAATCTTAACCGGCGTCCCTTTTAGCGAATCTTGGACGGCTTCTGTGATTATTGGGCGACGACTCCTCGAAACTGCAATTCCTCCCTATCAAGCGTTAGCAGAAGCCGCCCAAGCCGGAACTGTAAGCGATCGCACGGTGTTAATTGTCAGTTATGCCCTCTCCGGATTTGCCCATCTAGCTTCAGTCGGCATTTTTGTGGGTGGCACCATTGCCCTCATTCCCTCGCGGCGCAAAGATATCTCCGAACTCGGTTGGAAAGCGCTATTTGCTGGCACGCTGGCGACAATGATGATTGCCTGTCTAGCTGGCATATTTGACACTGGAGATCCCAGTATTTTGGGTGTACAAGGCGCTCCTGCTTCCATCACCGCTCCTGCTGCTAGCCCAACGGTGTCTCCTGCTCCCGGTGCCACGGTTTCCCCTGTACCAACGTCAACACCCGTTAACCCAGCGATAACGCCCTTACCGGCTACAACGATTTCACCCGAACCAACGTCAACACCTGTTAGCCCAGCCCTAGCGCCCTCACCCGCAACTCGGCTGCAAGCCCCCGCCACAAAACCTCCGGCGACACCCAGAGCGACAACAACACCCAAGGCGACGCCTAGAGCTACCACTCCGCCCACTCAGCAAGCTCCTAAACCCAAGCCTACGGCTTCAGCCGTTCCGTCTCCCTCCCCCTAAAACTGAGGATTGTGGATTTATTTCAACTTCCTGGGTAGGGGCATATCCCTACTTTTACCAGTTATTTCATCCACATTCCTTAGAATAGTTTTCAGTGAGTAGAGGGGAGCGATCGCGTCTTTACCATAGTTGCCCCAAGTCATCCAAGATGAATCCAGAGCCTGAAATTCGCCGCTTATTAGATGTCATGCCTGCATCTGGTCGAATGCTGACAAAAGTGGTTAGCAAACCGGAGCAACCGCAGGTGATTAATAGCCCGTTTCCGCTGCCTTGGGCACAAGATCGACCGATTTATATCAATTTTGATTTATGGCGTCGCTTGTCTCAGCCGCAGCGAGATTTGCTGATTTTACGCACAGTTGCTTGGCTGACTGGGATCAAGTGGTTTAAACCCGACCTTTATCAAGGTGTGGTGGCGGCTGGGGCAATCGGAGCAATCGTGCAGCTTGTCCAAGGAGATGCTGTGGGTGTTGTCGTGGCTAGCGGATTGAGCGGACTGGCAGCGACTCAGATTTGGCGAAACACTCGCAGTTCTCAGTCTGAACTGGATGCGGATGAATCGGCAATTAAGGTAGCGATTCGGCGGGGCTACACGGAAGCTGAAGCTGCCCAGCAATTGTTATCCGCAATTGAAGCCGTCGGCAAAATCGAAGGTCGTTCCAGTTTGAATTTTACAGAGTTAATTCGCGCTCAAAATTTAAGAGCGATCGCGGGTTTGTCATCGCTGAGCGTTCCAGAAAGCGTCAAAAAAAGCAGTTAAGCTTTAGCGCTCTCGACAGTAATAAAGTTTGGTTTCGTAGCCATCCACTGAAGGGAAATTGGCATTCGTAACACATTTATCTAACTCTATGGGTGCGTGGAAATTTACCAGCAAAACATCTAGAGGGCGCGGTAAAGTCGCCAAAGTTTTTTGCAGCGCCGCTGTTGAAGTTTGAGGATTTTGGTCTTGATGCGCTAGGAGAAATTGGATTTCCCTTGGCTGTACCGCTTGCTGTTTGAGTTCCCACGCGATTCCCATCATTTCCCCATTTTGTACATGGGTTTTGTGAGTTGTGGCAATTAGAATTGGCACTTGCACAGATGAAGATGGGGAATCTTGCAACTCTATAATCGGTGGCACTAAGAGATCGGGGCGATAGTATTTCTGATAACCCAAATTGCAGGCGACTGTTAGCCCGCTCAATAGTCCCATGAGCCAAATGAGCGCCACAGCTTTTTGACCAGATATTTTAATAAAAGGGTTGATTTTACCTTTGGTTTTTGAGCCGGGATCGATGCTGACTGGACTTGACTCTTTTAAAGTAGTTTCTTCAACCTTCACAGCGTTCCAGCAGGCGGCAAGACTGGCTCCTACGATAACAATTACAGCGGGAAAATAGACGAAGTTATACCTTGCCCCGCGAGTTAAATCAATTCCGAGGATGTAGGTAAAGACAAAAAATAGCGCGATCGCACTCCAAATAAAACCCTCAAAGAGTTGGGTTGTCAAACCCGCCTCTTGCCGCTGAAATTTCAAGCCTCGATAGAGGATGGGTAGCGCCCAAAGAAAGAAAACAATCATCACAGCCCCAGAAAGAATCACCACGACTAAATCGGGTGACTCTACCGGAAGTAGGGCGATCATCGTAATCCAAGCCGCGATCGCCTGAAATATAGGACTAAGCCATGCCAAACCGACGCGATCGCCTTGAATCCATTCGGTTAGCTTGCCCCCATAACTGTTCTGCAAGAATACTGGCACCCACACTAATCCCCCCGCCAGCGTCCCAGCCGCAACCGCCAGCAATGGGATCGAGGACTTGACACTGGGAAATTTAAAATTCTTCTGAGTCCGTCTTTGTTGCCATAGAAGGACAATCAACGCCAGCGCTTGGGCACCTAAAGTTAGAACGAAAAAATAATGACTGGAAATTCCTAATGTATTAATCCCTACCCAGAGGAGTACGAGCCAAACGGGCAGAGGTGCCTGACGTTGCAGATGTCGTGCGGCAACCACCAGACAGGTAAGGGAAGCGATCGCCCACAAAATTGCCAAAGTGTAATGACGGGCTTCCTGCGCTAGAAAGATGCCGTAGGGCGAAACCGCCATCATTGCTGCTGCCAAGTGCCCTACCAACCGAGAACGAAACGCAAACCAGCCGAATGCGTACATTGCAGGGATAGAGGCGACGCCGAAAAGGGCAGCAAGCGATCGCGCCCCCCACAGCGAAACCAATCCCCCATCCGGCGGAAATAGTTTCAACCACAGGTGAGTTAGCACAAAGTAGAGAGGGGGATGGTTGCTTTCAGTGACTAAGTGATGAATGACATCGTTGATTCCGGCTGCTGGGTTTGCTTGCAAAGGTTGCAGAAGAGTATCGAGTGCGATCGCTCGATCTAGGGGAACGCCGCGAAAACTATTGCCTAGGCTGAAAACCAGCGTCGAAAATTCATCCGTCCAAGGCGACTTGCCAGCCAAATTCAGCAAGCGCAAGCCAGTCCCAACTCCTATCCACACTAAAAGTAGCAGCCAGTTATTAGTCATTAGTCAATGGTGAATGATACTTAGTTAAGCGCAATCGCTAACTATCATCCCTAGCTTAAATGGCACTCGCCATAAGCCGTGTAAGATCCCATTGAACAAACGTTGCTAATCTGTTGACGTAGTACACAATCAGATTGCTGCATGAGCGGATAAACTCGATTGGCGACGCTTTCTCGCTCTCAGGGGACTGCGTCCCGGACGCTCTTTGATCGCAGTCTAAATGCACAACAGCTTAGTAATCTGAAGAGACACTCGAAAAGGACATCCTCTCCTATCCGCTTGGCGAATCATTGCCGTAGCAAGACATTACTTCAAACATAGCACCGGCTATCAGTTGCACAGGAGCCGTAAAAACGTAGTAGATGATACCTGTACCCAAGAGTAAGACAGCCAAACTGAAGAGTATTACCCAGCGATCGGACGGTTCATAGGTATCTTCGTCAATATCACGAGCCTTTAATGCGTGAACTACCCACCACCAACCGCAAGCGGTATGGTGGCGCTTCCAACTTCGTGTGGGATTTACGGCGAATAAGTTAATTTCACTTTATAAGGCAATCCTCATAAAGTGAAATTAACTTTCTTGTCAGATGAATAATTAGAAGTGATTGAATGCTGCCTTCAGCTATTAAAGCTTGATATCAGAGAATTCCAATCGAGGTTTTTCACCAGTTGGATCGCATCTTGGGGTAAATTCCCGATCTCACCCCACAATTGTCCGGGGGTGATGCCAAAAACGTACTGCAATCCCACCACCACCACCAAAATTGTCAAAATCAACCCGAAACCAGCTTTTAAGATTCTAACCAGCAGCGTAACCAGCAAGAGGGATACGGCGATCGCTGCAACTACTAATACAATCTGCGAATCTACTGACCCAATTAAAGAATCCATAATCCAAAATGCTAATGAGTGAGTAACAATAACTTTCCATTCTTTTGTACGGTGAGTTGACTCAATGAGCTTGCAAGCCAATTTGTTAAATCATTGCGTCAACCCACTTGTACGCATCCTATTAATCGTCAATTTCTACGGCTGTGAACGTACTAGGAATGCGAGATTCAATAAATTCCTGCGATACGTTAGGAACTGCCAGCTTATTCTCTTGGGAAGACTTGAGTGGTGGAACGTTAAACTCAAGCGCAGAGGTATCAGGATTTCGGCGGGCGATTAAACGGGTACCATCCAGAATTGTATAAGTGGCAGGTGTTGACTCAATGCCTGCAACGTTAATACCACTCGGTAAATAAATTCCCTGGCAATCCCAGCCTTCAGGCGTTGTCTCACCGTCTGCTAGGAAGTAGAGACTGTTATCGCCAGTCTTCGATTCTTCAGAGGCGGGGCCAAAGATGCCGATTGTGTTCCCAGTTTGATTGCTGCATTGTCCCCAGGTGACACCCGACTCGATTGCGGCTTTTTGCAAGGTCAATTCGTCAATTCGCTGTTGCACTTCTGGAGGGACATCCTGGCTTTCCTGGAGTGCTGATAAACCGTTTAGCGTTTTTGTCACCTGAATATAGTCAGGATTTTTGGATACCTTGGGTCGATCTGCCAGAGAGGGTTGGGCGATCGCTAGGTTCACCACAAATATCACTAGGGCGAGCGCAATTTTGAAAAGATTCTTCATGTTTTTCTCTTGTGACAACCAGAAAGGCTTTCTCAATGTTCTTGTGTCTTTTGTCCAGACTGGCTATCCAGACTGGCGATCCAGTTTGGCAAGAATCTATTGCAGAAGCATAAATTCATCCTACGTAATCACAATTTATAAAAGCAAACACTCTTTTTTGTTGAATCGATAAACTCAATTGATTGAGGAACTGGCATTACTGAAATTACCCGCAATTTGCACCAACGCTGTTCTGGGTAACAACCAGGGTTGGAAAAGTCGAATTCATAACGCTTAGCCTAAGTCAATCACTTCAATTTATTAATTCAACAAGAAAGAGTATTTGCTCTTATACTTTAAGCGCCATACAGTGAAACTATAGCAAGTGCAGCACAAATACAAAAAACCCCTAAGCGCACTCATCAAAGCATTAAACGAATTTGAAGTTGCAAGAGGTAACAGCATGAACTCCACTCAATCCAGTCAACCCGGTATCAACGAATTGCAACAAGCCCCTGTCGTTCTGACACAACCACAATTTTCAAAAATTAAACCACCTGAGAAGAAGCCCTTAACGTTTGGGCAAAAGGTGGCAGACAAAATGGCAACTAAAGTGGGTTCCTGGGCGTTTCTGATTGGACAATCAACCGTTCTTGCTGGATGGGTAGGTTGCAACCTGATACCGGGACTGCCTCACTGGGATGAGTCTCCCTTCATGATGTTGAACCTGGTATTCTCCTTTGCCTCTGCTTACACCGCTCCCGTCGTCTTGATGAGCCAGAACCGCCAATCAGAAGAAGATCGGGAAAGTGCGAATCACAACTACCAGATCACGTTGCAAGCCGCTCAAAACCTGGAACTGTTGCACGAAAAGCTAGATGCTGACTATGCCAAGAAACTAGACGAGCTAACTGTATTAATCAAGCAGCAACACCAAGCAGCGAGCGAAGTCAAGGTTGTGTTCGTACCGGCTCAAAACTTAAATGAGTTGGAGCATCACTCCAACAAGATTGCAACGGTGGCTGTTCTGAATAACCACTCCAGAAAACAGGCTTCCTAAATATTTTCAATAATTTAGCTCGAAGTAACGGTTAACGACCAGCGAGAAAGGCTAGAAATGTCTTTACTCTTCTCGTGACTTAATCTATTAATCCTTTCATCATGCGTGAGTTTTGAGCTTCGTTGTGAGACATATTCCTTTCAAGACATTTCTCACAATCCCAACAGGATTGCTACAGCGTCGCCCAAAAGTCCGGATAGACACAACAGAATTTGGAGCATGAACTGAACATGAACGGACTTTTCGCGGCAATTTCAACCGGCTTTACCGCCTTTACGGCAACTAACCTGGATGACATTTTGATTCTGATGTTGTTCTTTTCCCAGGTCAATGCTGTCTTTCGCAAACGCCACATCATTGCCGGACAGTATCTTGGCTTTGCCGCCCTTGTTCTCGCCAGCCTTCCCAGCTTCTTTGGTAGTTTGTTGTTGCCGCGTCCCTGTATTGGGATGTTAGGATTGGTTCCGATTGCGATCGGCATCAGCCGCTTA
It contains:
- a CDS encoding nucleoside transporter C-terminal domain-containing protein, with product MSHPFYLNLISFFGLFGLCAIAWLFSEHKRIIPWRVIIWGIGLQLVLAFLVFKFPPTRIALERFTTLLDAVFVAADTGARFVFGRNIVPIPGQDPPINLGYIFAFRALPTVIFFSGLMALLYNIGVIQVITELFAKLFYWTMRLSGAEALSGAANIFVGIEAAIVVKPYLPKMTRSELCAILACCFGTAASSTLAIYVSFLRPVFPNILGHLVSASIMAIPACFVISKILVPETGTPLTLGGIPSEKTAKEFEQNEFEEVEKEGTYKQETVAGEPIERVSPLDAAIVGSLDGVKMAVAIAAVLILILGLVSLVNQFFGWLGGLPGAVGDLFKVVTLANIQGVLFYPLTILTGVPFSESWTASVIIGRRLLETAIPPYQALAEAAQAGTVSDRTVLIVSYALSGFAHLASVGIFVGGTIALIPSRRKDISELGWKALFAGTLATMMIACLAGIFDTGDPSILGVQGAPASITAPAASPTVSPAPGATVSPVPTSTPVNPAITPLPATTISPEPTSTPVSPALAPSPATRLQAPATKPPATPRATTTPKATPRATTPPTQQAPKPKPTASAVPSPSP
- a CDS encoding DUF3318 domain-containing protein, producing MNPEPEIRRLLDVMPASGRMLTKVVSKPEQPQVINSPFPLPWAQDRPIYINFDLWRRLSQPQRDLLILRTVAWLTGIKWFKPDLYQGVVAAGAIGAIVQLVQGDAVGVVVASGLSGLAATQIWRNTRSSQSELDADESAIKVAIRRGYTEAEAAQQLLSAIEAVGKIEGRSSLNFTELIRAQNLRAIAGLSSLSVPESVKKSS
- a CDS encoding phospholipid carrier-dependent glycosyltransferase, encoding MTNNWLLLLVWIGVGTGLRLLNLAGKSPWTDEFSTLVFSLGNSFRGVPLDRAIALDTLLQPLQANPAAGINDVIHHLVTESNHPPLYFVLTHLWLKLFPPDGGLVSLWGARSLAALFGVASIPAMYAFGWFAFRSRLVGHLAAAMMAVSPYGIFLAQEARHYTLAILWAIASLTCLVVAARHLQRQAPLPVWLVLLWVGINTLGISSHYFFVLTLGAQALALIVLLWQQRRTQKNFKFPSVKSSIPLLAVAAGTLAGGLVWVPVFLQNSYGGKLTEWIQGDRVGLAWLSPIFQAIAAWITMIALLPVESPDLVVVILSGAVMIVFFLWALPILYRGLKFQRQEAGLTTQLFEGFIWSAIALFFVFTYILGIDLTRGARYNFVYFPAVIVIVGASLAACWNAVKVEETTLKESSPVSIDPGSKTKGKINPFIKISGQKAVALIWLMGLLSGLTVACNLGYQKYYRPDLLVPPIIELQDSPSSSVQVPILIATTHKTHVQNGEMMGIAWELKQQAVQPREIQFLLAHQDQNPQTSTAALQKTLATLPRPLDVLLVNFHAPIELDKCVTNANFPSVDGYETKLYYCRER
- a CDS encoding DUF1003 domain-containing protein; translated protein: MNSTQSSQPGINELQQAPVVLTQPQFSKIKPPEKKPLTFGQKVADKMATKVGSWAFLIGQSTVLAGWVGCNLIPGLPHWDESPFMMLNLVFSFASAYTAPVVLMSQNRQSEEDRESANHNYQITLQAAQNLELLHEKLDADYAKKLDELTVLIKQQHQAASEVKVVFVPAQNLNELEHHSNKIATVAVLNNHSRKQAS